TGTCACTCACCCTGCGCACGCCGAAGGCGAACATCACGTCGCCGTGCGGATGGGCCGTCAGGGGGCCGGACACGGTCCAGCCTTGGATGCGGATGCGGCCTTCCAGCATGCCCACCGGCGGGGACTGGAGCATGGAGCCGAACGCCGCGTGGAAATCTTCCCGGCTTTGGAGCAGGCCGCAGATGGTGTTGGAGACTTCGCCCAGGGCATCCACCCAAAGCTCCATGTCAAGATCTGGCCGCAAGAGCTTGTGCAGGCGATCTTCCGTGGCGACCACGCACTGGCATCGCCATTGGTTGCTGGCGAATCCCACCGCCGCACCCGTTTCCACGGAGGCGCTGAACGTGGGCCAGACCATCCATCCGGATCCGGCCACCACCGGCATGCGCACCACGGCGCGCAATGCCTGCAGAGCGCAAAGCTTGAAGGTCGGTACCAGGCCTTTCAAGATCTCGCCGCACTCGTCTCCGCCGTCGGTACCTCCAGCGATCATGGCTGACCCTCCGGAATGATCTCCCATCGATTTCGACCGGAGCTCTTGGCCACGTACAGCAGTTCGTCGGCCTGGTGGAGGAAATCCTCGGCGGAGGAAGTCAAAGAAGGCACCGCGCAGGTGACACCAAGGCTGATCGTCACGATCCCGGCCGGATGGTCCGGATGCGCGATCGCCAAATCGCTTACCCCATGCAGAAGCCGGTCGGCGACCTCGGCCGCCTTCTTGCGGTCGGCGTCCCACAGCAGGATCACGAACTCTTCGCCACCGTAACGGGCCACCAAGTCGTCTTCGCCATCCACGAGGGTGGCGAGCTTGTGGGCGACTTCCTGAAGACAACGATCTCCCGCCTGGTGCCCCAGACTGTCGTTGAGCTTCTTGAAAAAATCGATGTCGGACAGGATCAAGGTGATGGGGATGCCATCGCCCACGGCCCGTCCCCACAGGAAATCGAAATGCTCCTCGAAGCGACGGCGATTGGGGATGCCCGTGAGACCATCGCGCACCGATTGTTCCTGCAACCGGTTGTTGGCTTCCTGGAGCAGATCCGCCATGCGCACGCGGCCGGAATCTCGCTTGATCCGTTCTTCGAAGCGATCGACCAATCGGCGCAGCGAAACCTTTTCCACATGCAACCGTCCGACACACAGCACCCACTCCACCAAGGAAGGGACATCCGTTTCGCGCAGCTGAGGCGGCAGCACCAGTCGACTGGCGACCAGACCATCCTGCTCGATCCAAGGCACGCGAGTTTCCATGCCCGCATCGGCCACCACCACCACCACTTCTCCGGGTGCGGGAGAGGTGGATTCTGCCCCGATCTCCACTTTCAACCACAACTGCTCATCGGCAGTCATGCGAAGGCTCAACCCGAACAAGGCAGCAGCCGGCTGGTCGGAAAGCAAAACGACTCGGCATATCCTGGAAGGCTGGTGGATCACAGCTGTCAGTCTATCATGGAACCAAAGGAAAGGGAAATGTTTCCGACGGACATCGCAGGATGCACGGAAGAGTGCCGGGTGGCTGCGGGTGGAACTGGAGCCGGTAGGCGTGGAGTTGCAACCGCTCGGGGCTCTCCTCCGACCTCGGATCCTTCGCGCGTCGCTTGTACCCTTCCCCTTGGCGGCCGTCGTAGAGCAGATCGCCCACGATCGGATGCCCCAGGCTCAGGCAATGCACCCGGATCTGGTGCATCCGTCCCTGGAAGGGATGGGCCAACACCCATGTCGAACCGTCAGCTCCCGAAGCGACGGGCACGATTTCGGTGCGCGCCTCCTTCCCATCGGGCCGTACGGTCTGACGCAACGGGATTTCCGGGTCTTGGGCTGTGCCGATAGAGCCCTCGGCCACCACCGCGGCCTCCACCGTTCCATGGACACGGGCCAGATAGGTCTTTTCCACCCGCCGGTGCTCGAAGGCACGGTTCAGCCAGCCCGGCAGGCGCGGGCCGCGTGCGAACAGGACCAAGCCGGAGGTGTCGCGATCGATGCGGTGGACCGGTGACCAATCCGGTCCCCAAAGCTTGCGCACCTGCCAGACCAGACTCTGCCGGTAGACTCTCGGCGTGGAGTGGACGGGCATTCCGGAAGGCTTGTCCACGGCCAGCCATTCGTCGCCCAGGGCCACGATCCGCCAATCGGTGGGCACATCGGGCTCCACGTAGTCGCGATGGGCGCAGTCCACCTTCTCCCCCACCGCCAACAGACGGTCCGGGCTCGGGAGCGGATCGCCCTCCACCGCGACATCTCCCTGACGGATTCTGTCCATCCATTCGGCACGATCGCGGTAGGTGAACCGCCCGGCCAGGTAGTCCAGCAAGCTCATTCCGCCAGGCGAAGGAACCGCGCTGGAAAACACGTAAGGACCGTCGTCTCCCGGCAACAGCGCCATCAGGGAGCCTGTTCCATCCGAACCTGCCCCCCGCGAACCCGCTGGGGACAGAATCCGTCACGAATGGAGAAACCGATCAGGAGAAGTTTTCGACCTTGTCCACCAGACCGTACTCGCAAGCCTCGGTGGCGGTCATGATGTTGTCGCGGTCGGTGTCGATCTCCAGCTGCTCCAGCGTCTTGCCCGAAGCGTCCGCCAAAAGCTGGTTGAGCTCGCGGCGGATGCGCAGCATTTCTTCCGCCTGGATCTGGATGTCGGAGGCGGGTCCGTACATGGTACCGGAAATCAAGGGCTGGTGGATCATCACGCGGCTGCGCTTCCAGGCGTAGCGCTTGCCCTTCTTGCCGTAGGCGGCGATCACGGCGCCCATCGAGGCGGCCTGGCCCATCACCACGGTGGCGATGTCCGACTTGACCGCGTCCATGGCGTCCAGGATGGCCGTGCCGGAGGTGATCACGCCACCCGGGCTGTTGACCAGAAGCACGATGTCCTCGTGGTTGAGGCTGTCCAGGTACAGAAGCCGGGCCACGACTTCCTTGGCGGACTTGTCGTCCACCTGGCCCCAGAGAAACACGCGACGGTTCTTCAGGAAGCTTTCGGAGAGTTTCTTCTCCAGGCTTTCTTCCTTCTCCTTCTCCTTGCCTTCGCAGTCGGGGCAGTGGGAGTCTTCGTCTTCGTCGTCGTCCATCTTCCAAGGGTGGCTGTTCATGAGTCTCTCCTGTACGTATCGAAACGTGCGTCAAGGATCTCCGGCAGTCCCGAGCAACCCGGCAGGGCGACTCGAGGGACAACGACGGAGGGACGCGAAAACCATCTATTTCTGAAGTATACTCGCCCACGGCGGGATCGAACCGTCCATGGCTCTGGGATCACCCCTTCTTCCAGGTCGGACCGCTGGGAGTGTCGGTCACCACGACCTTCAGATCGGCCAATTCCTTGCGGATCCGGTCGGCTTCCGGCCAATTTTTCGACTCGCGAGCCACCGTGCGCGCCGACACCAACGCGTCGATGCGAGCGGCCTCGTCGTCGTCCACCGCCTCCGCCGCGGGTTCCGGCAGGGTCACCTCCAGCGAAAGCCCCAGCACTCGGTCCCAATCCAGCAGGAGGTGTCCGCGGATGGCTTCGGGAAGAGAGGTTTCGCGGGCCAAGGTCTGAGCCACGCCCAAGGCCTTGGGGATGTTCAGATCCTGTCCCAGGGCTTCTTCGAACCGCTCCTGCCAGATTTTGGCATCGGCGGGCAACTCCGCAAGCGCGGTCCGCGATGCTTGGCAGGCCGCCACCAAGGGGGCCGTGCGGCGGCGGAAGGCGCGGTGGGCGTCGCGCGCGGATTCCAGGTTGGCCCAGGAGAAGGTCAGGAACTTGCGGTAGTGGGCCGTGGCGCAGAAGTACCGGTAGTCCAGGGCGTGGAAGCCGCGGTCCACCAGAACCTGCAAGGTGAGGAACTCGCCGGAGGACTTCGACATCTTGTCGGAATCCTCGGTCTTCAGAAATTCGTTGTGCAGCCAGAACCGCGCGAAGGGCACGCCGTCGTGGGCGCATTCGCTCTGGGCGATCTCGTTGGTATGGTGCACGCGGATGTGATCGGTGCCGCCGCAATGGATGTCCAACGTCTTTCCGATCAACGCGGTGGACATCGCGCTGCACTCCACGTGCCAGCCCGGGAACCCCACGCCCCATGGGCTCTCCCACTCCATGGCGCGGCGCTTGTCCTTGGGCGAGATCTTCCAGAGGGCAAAATCCGTCGGATTTTTCTTGTCACCGAAATCCACCCGCACCCCGGCCAGGAGCTTGTCCATCTTGATACCGGCGAAGTCGCCGTAGGCCGCGAACTTTTCGGTATCGAAGTACAACGCGTCAGAGGTGCGATAGGCGTAACCACGCGATTCCAGATCCTGCACCAGCGCGATCTGCTGGGGGATGAAATCGGTGGCCTTGGGCCAGTGGCTGGGCTGGACCAGGTTCAGTCGTTCCCAGTCACGGAAAAACGCCTGCGTGTAATACTCGGCGATCTCCCAGACGGTCCGCCCCTCGCGGGCGGCGCCCTTTTCCATCTTGTCGTCGCCGTCATCGGCGTCCGATGTCAAGTGCCCCACATCGGTGATGTTCACCACGTGGTTGACCTGGTATCCGGCGTATTCCAGCACGCGCCGCAGGAAATCCTCGTTCACGTAGGTACGAAGGTTTCCGATGTGCGCGTAGTGGTAGACCGTGGGGCCGCAACAGTACATCCCCACACGCCCCGGCTCGAGAGACTCGAACTCCTGGAGCTTGCGCCCGAGGGTGTTGTGGAAATGCAGCTTCATGTGCTCGACCCTCACACCGCCCCAGTGGGTAGGAAAGAGACCTCCCGCGGGGCGTAGACGGCAGGAGGTCGCCGCGAACTCAGCCCAGCAGACGGACGGTGTTCGAGCCCTTGGCGATGTGGCCCACCACATGGACCGTCTCGCCGGCTTCCACCAATCGCGCGCGAAGCTCTTCGGCGCGATCGGCATCCACCATCACCAACATGCCCAGGCCCATGTTGAAGGTCCGGTCCATCTCGTCGCGCTCGATCTGACCGAGGTCGGCGATGTGGCGGAACAAGGCGGGCACTTCCCAGGTGCGGCGATCGATCACGGCATCGCAATCGGCAGGCAGCACGCGGGGGATGTTCCCCTGGAAGCCGCCGCCGGTGAGGTGCACCATGCCATTGACGGCCTTTTCTTCCACCAATGGAAGAAGCGCCTTGAGGTAGGAGCGGTGCGGAGCCATCAGGGCTTCGCGGAGCGATCCGTTGAGGCCATCCAAGCGTGCGTCCAGCGAGAGCCCGGCTTTGTCAAAGAAGACCTTGCGGGCCAGCGAGTAACCGTTGGTGTGAAGACCAGCGGAGCCCAAGGCGAGGATGGTGTTCCCGGCCTTGATGCGGGAACCGTCCAGCAGGTTTTCACGCTCCACCACGCCCACGATGTATCCGGCCAGGTCATACTCGCCGTCGGGGTAGAAGCCCGGCATTTCGGCGGTTTCGCCACCGATCAACGAGGCACCGTTTTCACGGCAAGCCTTGGCGACACCATCCACGATGCCTTCCACGACACCGTCGTGGAGCTTGCCGGTGGCGATGTAGTCCAGGAAGAACAGAGGCTTGGCGCCCTGCACCAAAATGTCGTCCACGCAGTGGTTGACGATATCTTGGCCCACGGTGTTGTGGATGCCCGACTGGAAGGCGAGCTTGAGCTTGGTGCCCACGCCATCGCAACTGGAGACCAACACAGGCTCGACGCCCAAGTTGCGGGCATCGAAGCAACCACCGAACCCACCGAAACCACCCATGACACGGGGGCCGAAGGTGCTTTTGACAGCCTGGGCGATGTTGTTCTTGACCTTGTCGGAGCGCTCGAGGGATACCCCGGCTTCGGCGTAGTTCATGCGACGACGATCCTCGGAAAAAGGGAGATCAACATATAAAAAGCCCCGGCCCTCTCGAAAGGGTCCGGGGCCAAGATCTTGAAAAAGATTCTCAGCGAGCCGAGACGCGGTAGGGGCGAAGCGCGGCCAGAGCCAGCGCTTCACGCACGTCACGAACCCGTTGAACGGTGCGCTTTTCCTCATCGCGCTCCACTTGGGAGGCGAAGGTCCAGCGTAAGTCGGCACGGAAGTAGGCACCGGAGAGATCAATCGGGACAGGGGCATATGAAAAGCGCCATCTCGTGCTGTCGACGTGCCTTCTTGCTTCATCTGCTCGGCCTGTAACTTTGCTTTCTCCCAGCTCCATTGCATCGGATTTCAATACACGCCATCCGATCTGGCCCTCGAGATTGAGCCGCCGAGCAAGGTTGATGCGAGCTCCAACGTATCCCGTTGCAAGGAGCGCGTTAGTGTAAGACCAATCGTTGTAGTAGAAGCTCACGAGGGTGTCGAGGCTGTCGCGGCTACCCAATGCGGTGAAGGGATTTCGGATTCCAACCAAGCCAATGCCGAAGGATCCTCCGAGTAGGAGATTCACTGGAGCTTCGTTGCGCAGCATGGCGACGTCGAGAGAAATATCGATGGGGATCACTTGGTACTGGTACTTGGAATACAAGCCGATGGAAGAAAGCTCTTTTTCCTTGTTGGTCGCTCCATCAAGCATCTGGTAGCCAACGTTCACTCCCGCGTGCAC
This DNA window, taken from Fibrobacterota bacterium, encodes the following:
- a CDS encoding diguanylate cyclase: MTADEQLWLKVEIGAESTSPAPGEVVVVVADAGMETRVPWIEQDGLVASRLVLPPQLRETDVPSLVEWVLCVGRLHVEKVSLRRLVDRFEERIKRDSGRVRMADLLQEANNRLQEQSVRDGLTGIPNRRRFEEHFDFLWGRAVGDGIPITLILSDIDFFKKLNDSLGHQAGDRCLQEVAHKLATLVDGEDDLVARYGGEEFVILLWDADRKKAAEVADRLLHGVSDLAIAHPDHPAGIVTISLGVTCAVPSLTSSAEDFLHQADELLYVAKSSGRNRWEIIPEGQP
- a CDS encoding RNA pseudouridine synthase — its product is MALLPGDDGPYVFSSAVPSPGGMSLLDYLAGRFTYRDRAEWMDRIRQGDVAVEGDPLPSPDRLLAVGEKVDCAHRDYVEPDVPTDWRIVALGDEWLAVDKPSGMPVHSTPRVYRQSLVWQVRKLWGPDWSPVHRIDRDTSGLVLFARGPRLPGWLNRAFEHRRVEKTYLARVHGTVEAAVVAEGSIGTAQDPEIPLRQTVRPDGKEARTEIVPVASGADGSTWVLAHPFQGRMHQIRVHCLSLGHPIVGDLLYDGRQGEGYKRRAKDPRSEESPERLQLHAYRLQFHPQPPGTLPCILRCPSETFPFPLVP
- a CDS encoding ATP-dependent Clp protease proteolytic subunit, encoding MDDDEDEDSHCPDCEGKEKEKEESLEKKLSESFLKNRRVFLWGQVDDKSAKEVVARLLYLDSLNHEDIVLLVNSPGGVITSGTAILDAMDAVKSDIATVVMGQAASMGAVIAAYGKKGKRYAWKRSRVMIHQPLISGTMYGPASDIQIQAEEMLRIRRELNQLLADASGKTLEQLEIDTDRDNIMTATEACEYGLVDKVENFS
- a CDS encoding cysteine--tRNA ligase, with amino-acid sequence MKLHFHNTLGRKLQEFESLEPGRVGMYCCGPTVYHYAHIGNLRTYVNEDFLRRVLEYAGYQVNHVVNITDVGHLTSDADDGDDKMEKGAAREGRTVWEIAEYYTQAFFRDWERLNLVQPSHWPKATDFIPQQIALVQDLESRGYAYRTSDALYFDTEKFAAYGDFAGIKMDKLLAGVRVDFGDKKNPTDFALWKISPKDKRRAMEWESPWGVGFPGWHVECSAMSTALIGKTLDIHCGGTDHIRVHHTNEIAQSECAHDGVPFARFWLHNEFLKTEDSDKMSKSSGEFLTLQVLVDRGFHALDYRYFCATAHYRKFLTFSWANLESARDAHRAFRRRTAPLVAACQASRTALAELPADAKIWQERFEEALGQDLNIPKALGVAQTLARETSLPEAIRGHLLLDWDRVLGLSLEVTLPEPAAEAVDDDEAARIDALVSARTVARESKNWPEADRIRKELADLKVVVTDTPSGPTWKKG
- a CDS encoding phosphoribosylformylglycinamidine cyclo-ligase, which gives rise to MNYAEAGVSLERSDKVKNNIAQAVKSTFGPRVMGGFGGFGGCFDARNLGVEPVLVSSCDGVGTKLKLAFQSGIHNTVGQDIVNHCVDDILVQGAKPLFFLDYIATGKLHDGVVEGIVDGVAKACRENGASLIGGETAEMPGFYPDGEYDLAGYIVGVVERENLLDGSRIKAGNTILALGSAGLHTNGYSLARKVFFDKAGLSLDARLDGLNGSLREALMAPHRSYLKALLPLVEEKAVNGMVHLTGGGFQGNIPRVLPADCDAVIDRRTWEVPALFRHIADLGQIERDEMDRTFNMGLGMLVMVDADRAEELRARLVEAGETVHVVGHIAKGSNTVRLLG